The following is a genomic window from Homalodisca vitripennis isolate AUS2020 chromosome 5, UT_GWSS_2.1, whole genome shotgun sequence.
ATGAAGTGCGACGTATGTACAGATGAATTACTAGTGTTAGTAACATTACAAATACTATTGAATTAAGTTTAGAGTTAAATTGTTATCGTGATCAAGTATTGTTACAAAATAGCATAAGGAATTGATTAATctagtttattgtatttattgatctatattattatataaaaacgtaaTGGTGCCGCCttaatgtgttatttaattgCGTGAAAACCGGTTGTACTAAGagtttacatggatattcttagagTTTCTGGCTGTTTTAAACTTCCTAGCTACAACCACTGATCTGGAattgtgcatttaaaaaaatatgtttattaattgaagaatgcttttaaatttattgaagacATTGAATTTATTAACAGCCCAACgtgtgtttaataaatttcaatattattcattgttttacgtgtatatttttaaaagcataaaataagCTTAATACTAACAATATCTGTAATTTAAACCTTTTCTTCAAACTCTGTTGAGCATGGAGTAAGACAATATccagataacaaaattaaacgttttagtaaaaatatacttttaactatatgtattaaaaacattattatgcaGTACTTTTTCAGTATTGTAATGCAGGTATCAAAGACTATACTATGTTAGTTGTCTCTTGactaaagtaggcttctcagacctgtttATGTGATATATATTCTTGTCGGGTAAATAGGGCATAATAAACTATGTAGCAAAAAATAACGGATTACATTAAAgttgctataaatataaatttaaaattggaaaaataatttattcgaaCTAGAAATCTTGAGAGAAATCAAACGTTCGAAAGTCTGCTAAATCGCTTGTAGATTTACAAGTATTAGCTAATACCGTCGTATAGATCCGGATAAAAttataaccttaataataattgattaattttatgtataaagtttGTCTCTTGGTACGCGTAAGTCTGGAAATACGTGTCAGTCCCTTGCACAGGATAATACATGATATAAGAGATATCatgtatttaatcaaattaatcacacattttgtaaattaacacaAATGATATAGACACAATTCCAGCTACTGATAACTGACCACAGTTCTACAGTAAATAACAATCGCCATGACATAAAGGAGACGGTAGCAAATCGTGTAACATTAAATTCTTGATAGTATTtaggttattttttacttttaagactataaataaaagaaaaatttaataacagttaaattCATTATTCATAAGGTTGTGCggttataaaataagtttacaccAAACTGTTGATTACGTTAAACAGGatagtaatatttgtttgctttaaaGCTTTTCTTATGAGATTTTCACAACTTTAGGAACCAGTAGGGCGTAGATCGGAGggatattagaaatataaataggcctcataacatattttaaccaGAGAACCTAAGAATAGTTATGTACAATTTAAGTATAACTAGTTTGATTGTTGAATGTTATTTAGttacacaaatacacacacaaaatttttatatgataGTGTACATTAGTGCACTTGCTAGTAACTAATGatataaaaacgttttacaaATGTTGAATATGTATCTTAAAATTTGCCTATATATCCTTTTTTTAGATAGTAGAGATAAAACATGTGTTGTGGGTTATAAAAATTTACCTATCATTCTCAAACAGTTAATACTATATCGTTGtacatatttaatagatacaGTCGTTGATTGAATAAATTCCAAGGAAACATGCAGACAAACAGATTGAAATCTatttgtattatactttaaatatatatttcataatatataaaattagactTAAATACGTGTGTGTAATATTAGCAAAAAAAGCTAAATGTAATATTCTACTAAAGTTTGATGCAACTTTTAATTGAAAGAGTAGTACTTTCTTAATGGATACCATCACTGAAGTAACAGATAGTGTCAgtgaacaataaaattatgtttactttgTTCATCTTAGATTTGGTGTTACCCTATCACAACGTTACTAATCAAAACTTTTTCGGTTACTATATTTCATTCATATGACTTAAACAACATAATGGTAGTAAAATAGATTGTCTTAACAAATTATCgtccaatatttttatatttaccaccaCTCACATACAATGCCAAACACAATATTTCACTCAAAGAATCACTTATTTCTTACACTACTTACATAAACTCATGAGAATCACGACAATAGAAATAAATGCCACTTTCATTGTAGTATGTGTAGATCACTGAAGGAAAGGATATTACTTAAACATACCAGCGgttagaatgtttaatttaatatgaatagtGGTACATGttgtttaaatatcataaaattatcaaGACAGTTTGAGAAAAAGTTAAGATAATCTATTTGTGTTTGATtttctaataattgttataattggagatgatattgttgttttatacattatagGTACTTCAAAGACATTTTTTCCTTCATCTGATCTGATCTAATCGCTCTCTTGAGTAAAGGACAGGTAAATTTACTGgctataataaactaattttccaaagctaaaattattcttgttattaaagaaaaaaaaaacttattaaagttgtaaaatgttcattgaaagaGTGTTAATAGTAGTAAATAggaaacattgtattataacagCACGACgatatctttaattaatttcatttaaatttaaaatgtgtgtcTATTCATAGTCTTCATGCCATAGAGTAAGTTTTAGTATAAGTGAGGTTAGAcagtatataaaagaaaataacaagtatgttaaacttgttattattaaagacaaagttattgcaaattttaatgcagatataaagaatgttataaaactaagCTTAGTCTTTTATCAGCATTAGGTTTATTAGAACTgcgtatgtgtgtatgtatatatatatatatatatatatatatatatatatatatatatatatatatattattgaatatattttattcatgtatataatatattattgtacgggaaacaaagcaaaatcacgtaagtcataaaaaattgttagacctaagaaaatttcaatagctataaatgtacaatttatggCAGATTCTCTTAGGAACATGGAAAATTCATCGGAcatataattaactcgaaccagaATTGCTCATACACGTAGAAAGCCTCCGAGCTTGCTTGCTAAACCTCggataaatgtacatatatttccTTATTCGAAACACAAGGCAGCTACATAATTTACATccaatgttcttggaactaaattcatTATGGATTAACAATCTAATAAGCAcacgtattaattttttctttcgtGAACTTGTAGCTAACGGTCCTGCTGCCgagcaacacctcgcgcgccATGTCCGCGagtttaacttcgagtctctgagttTGATATTAACGATGAGTACAACTTCAGGTGCgtccagcattcatgttttagacttctagtctactaatcttcacttttttccgactacagctacAATGTCGAACCAACATGCTGACGCCCGCACATGTGAGGCAACATCAACgtgaagtgaaataaatttcactattacattgcaaatttaatgtttaaatgaatattttaccgAGCGTAATAAAGTTCATTCAAATAAGTTGGACGGTAAAATAATTTCATCCAATTCTGGTAAACATATCATGTGTTGCCTGTTTCCATCCCCTACgttattctttattaattgaTCTAGTACATtgtcttttgtttaatttttatacaaataactttaacattattagttttgaataaagGTCCACGTTAAGAATGGAGGCGGAAGATTTGTATATGTATCTTATATTAATACGTAGAAGGTAAAACGTCCGTCtaacaatttttatgtattttcctATTCAGTTTtgagtttaattatataaaataactagttttattacaagttttaagtGTATGAGATAATTAGGCTTGACTATCTGGCAATATAGAATAACGTTCTTATATCTAAAGACAAGAATAGATTAATTTTACCATATAGCTTATATGCGTTACCAATTAACTATTCATTGAACCTTATTCGAATGACTGGAAATAAGCATGGCACTGTCCATTTGTCTGTTATTTCCCACATCTCAAAAAAGTAATCATCTATAGTCTATGTTTtgtatgaagtttcatttatatgtGGACAACACTAAGGTCAATGCAGGAAAATTCTACTCCACGgaataagtatttttacattggctttATGAGTCATGTATTCATAGagtaaatagataaaataatataattgaaattcaaGGTTAAAATTCAATGTAAAGAATTGATTTTATCACACTTATGCATTGTATTACTCTCCCTAGCTCACTTTTGAACGTTGCACGTTGACTGTCGaggattatttacaatatttgataCATGATGCAAAATCTTTAAAACCGGCACACTGGTTCCGTGAGGACAGCCAGTGGTCCTCAAAGGGGAGAGCCATCTTCAGGCCATGAAAGCCACCGGTGGTCCTCATTTTGGctcaacaattttatatttactttatttttattaataatgttaggCTAACGAAATAATCTGTATCCCTACCTCCAAAAGTATTCAAACTAAGATAAAAACCACACTGTTGTAATAAAGGAATCACTAAAGTTAAAATAACAGAActacttaaattaaaaagaaaaataatctgcaaattaattatattactaatatattttaaaagaatgtatGCTTTTCCTCTGCCACATTGCAAAATAAGTGACGTATATTATTTTGAGTTGTGAATATTtgttaaaaggtttaattaattttttaatatctctaatTTTTATCTACAGTATTTCAATACATTGATCTCTTGGACGACAGAGCTAATTTGAAGAACTTTAAAAAACTGGCCTAATTTTTGCAGTTGGAACAGGAGTTTGCGAGGGAATGTGGATGGATCTGCGACAATGAAACCACAATGTAAATATCATTGCTGTACTAACACATATGGTGGTTTAGGCCATATATAAATAAGGTCTGTTACAATCTATACTATTCACTGTAGTTTTCTATATGTCTGGTTAATCACTCTTGTATGGCACTTTTGATCCAGTCTGCATAAGCAGGCACATCCGTGTAAACAACCGGATGAGAGAGGCACTCCAAGAATCCAGTCAACTGTCCGTACAACGCTCCCTTGTACACCAGCGGGTCTCCCCAGTCAAACTGtacatgacattttttgtttaatcatAGAGAATTGGTTTTAGTTTAAGTAAGTCGGTATAAGTTTGAAACTGTttggtgtaatattttatatttaaataaattttatcactaAACTTCCAATTTGTTTTCCTAAGATAATtgttagcaaataaaataaaattaaactcgCATCTTTTCTCAacgaacaatatttttttaaataattgaggAAATGAAgcgttgaaaagaaaaataataagagaaaaaaatttaatccgctaaaataatttggaaagtgTCGCACTAAAATAAAGGAAATTGCAGATTTGATAAACTTAACTTGTTATAGAATTTTTGATAAGCAAATACGCCTCTTAGTAGATGGTATCGAAGTTTATGTTTATGATGTGGATAAAAATTTCTACCACGTTTATTAATGAAAGCTTTCACCATTAAcccaatataataatattataactttattttaacttgAATTGTACAATTATATGGCTAGAGAAAACGTTtgatagtaacattttcatcttTATAATAAATCTCGGGTGGTGTTGTACCATAATTAGTGTAAGAACTTATTTAACTTGTAAACCACCAGATATTATATGTACGTTTCAGGAATAATGCaggttcataaatttaaattctgtgataaatttattaaaactcgtGAATTTCGTACTCGCTAATCGAGAGTTTTCaaagataaactaaaattattgtaattagtgATAACTAATATATTCGTCGTTATATCTTAATACACTTACATTGCAAGGTCCAGTTTTTGTGTCGTAGGTACAAATCTGTCTAGGTGTGACGTGATCGGGgtagatatttttacatttctgcCAGTCGTAAACCGTCACTTTTGTTGCCATCAAGACAGGCGACGACTCTTCGGACTAAACCCATAATGAcgttataaaaaacataacaattattacGTCCACTGTTTTCTTCCTCGtactttaataaacaatacatttgtcTGTCCAAGGATGGCAAAGTTCATATCAACCAACACAATgatatattcaatgttttaatttagataCAGTAATGTCATATTGCGTAGTAACTATTGCCTTATAAATATCAGTGCAATTCTTGTAATTTTCAGGATAACCCTTGCAAGGTTTTACgtgtgaaaataataatgtaataatgttttaattcagatagctaaaataatttatagtataaatgtcgagcaatgttttaaatcaaactgAATCCTTAAATACTTTACAAGTCATTATAGTTTTATTGGCTCAAAATACTTTACCTGGTATACGAAACTGAAGGGATTAGACAGTTGAtgcaaatattaatttacttaatagacatttttaagcttaatattctaaaacatattttacacagTAAATTCCAATATCTACTAAAAACTATGTAGACCTTTGAAGTATTTTATACGATCAGTGAAACCAATTTCATAGATAGGAAAAAATGTCCCtctctaattttataaaatgctcAAAAGTTGACAAGATAGATTTCAATGTCTCCCACATCCTTCTATTTTGGTATCTGTTATTAGCACTAAATCGAATCAGTAAAATAACTATGAAACCATCTCAGTTTCCTACCGCTAATTTGCTACGCAGTTTGTGAGTACACGTAAAAGAAGGACGAAAGGCTAATGGGTCCCTGCAAAATACCCGCAATTCATTCCACATGGAATGATTCAAAAGGTTATTCAGCCCTGTGTTCGGTCAGGTTCTTTATGTGTCAGtggtattagttttattaaacgaTTTTAGGAGATGATGGtccaaaacctttaaaaaattatcttttattgaCTTCCCCGCGTGATCTCTCGGCTAGAGCTCCAGCCTCAACCCTACTTTAAGGTGCagctaaaaacataaaaaccaatCTGTCTGTCAacgttgtttttaatttgtttattcaatGTATTGATCAATGCGTATTGCTCGAAAGCTGTGGGGGCTAGAAAAATGCCATTTCTctcatctttaaaataaaacaaacatacagTCTCATTTAATTGTCCATAAAGCTTCGTTagtatgaggaacactgagtagATGATGGTAAATGTAACTCTATATGAGTTTTTTAcagttagcgaatatttttatattgatcttatgttttactattatggtaactaaaagtaaaagaataaatcaattttaaaaaccccaGTAAATCTACAGAttctaacatataaaatattaaaaaacttagcTAAACTATTCCAACACACTCATTATATTATAGTGTCTTGGTgagtagtattttattattttagttcttatATGAAACCCAATGTAATTAGCGAAAATGAGAATTTATCACGTAAGGTACTTCAACAAAGATTTTATATtctgagtttaaattttgcatgacactTCATTTCTTAAAGAATGAGTTCCTTAAATGCATAATCTTTTACCAACCTCTCTTGGTACGATTTTTATCATTCTGTCTGTCTTCAAGACAAATGGCGAATGAAATGAGCAATGGAAACCTATTTAAGACTTTTACGACGAGTAGTGTGGTGTACGTTTACGGTGTTAACTTTGGCAGATAATATTACCTGTTAGATTGCTActgtgttgttaattttttagaatgttACATAACTAAAACTCACTTCTGATCTCCCTCCCCATCCTGCTATCATGCCTTTAGTCCCCGCTTTGAGATTTTTGGTTCCAAGTTTGATGGGTTTTGCGTTCTTTCCGAACTTGATGGGCTTGTTGAGCTTGACGACCGCAACGTCGTTATCCCATTTGCCCGTATAGTTCTCATGGACTGCAAAATGGTCTACAGTGAAGTTCTGGCCGCCATTTTCAGACTCGGTACTGCCAATTCGGAATGACAGCTCTGTTGTGTCacacctaaaaatattaattctacattcattcttataacataaaaagttattgtatctttaaataaatatgtttaagtgAGGCTACCCACTCTGGCTAGGTGCAGCAAGTGTGTGACCAAAAGGGTTTATTCTTTTTCAAACGTAAcacattaaaactaattaaaaatatataaacccacttctatttgattttaatattattttaattttaaatttgagccATTGTAACATTATGCTTTAATGTTCATGCTTTGATTAACTATAGGTAGGATTAGTGTGGTTAAgacttcatattaattttaaactatggcTGTTAAATTAAACTAAGAATCTTCCATTGAAGCGAACATAGTAGATGATTTATGTCTTGTTGGCCACAATTATGTTTACATCTATCTTATTGTGCTGcaacttttaaacattaattcggcaatactgtttttattagttttattagttcCTTATAACActgaacattaatattataatactgcttttcaatttaattttactggAACCATACAAAATAGAGAACTAAAATATTGGTATGGTATATATTAGAGACACAAGGACAAAATTTCCGCCATCCTCAATGTTTCACTTGCAAaaaactctttaaattttttttaatcagtagaACAGCTGTTCAAAATTTTCGACAATTGTCTTAATTTTCATCTTAATTTCTGCTGCCCTACAAAACTGTCAAATTTgtcataaaacatgaaaaataaatggATTACCAATGGCATCCTGATTTCGAGAGAGAAACTCAAAAGacaatttatttgtgttgtaaagGAAATCTATTCAAGCTGCAAATAATATGATACATTGAATTCGATAAAGTTgtccaaaaatatttgaaaaaccttttggggcattattaacaataaagtcaAAGATCCGAAAAAGCccaaattaaaattggggatcgATTTGTGGTTGATGAGATTGAGGTGGCAAATGAATTTGACAAGTTTTTTGCAAATGTATCCTGTGAGCAGGGCCCTCGTCCATCATCAAATTAAGTAAAACCCATTCAAAACCAAGTCCAGTAGCCTCAGTGGCCTTACACCTGCCGTTGAGGAAGTGGTGGTTAGAATCATTCAGCGGCTTTCATCGAAAAGGTCcaatgatattaatttaatgtcaatgtggctcatcaAGCAAAGCTCTAAGCATATTGTGAGGCATTTGTCTGTATTAGTTAATTTGTCATTTCgcacaggagttttcccctcgcTTCTATAAATCTCAAAAGTAATCCCAATCTTCAAAAAGACGACCCACAAGCATCAATAGTTACCGGCCTGCCTTGATTTTGcctgtaataagcaaaatattggAAAAGCTTTTTTAATGCTTCAGTTTCTTAACAAATAATATCAGCtttcaaatgaacaatttggtttcagaaagggcaaatcaacGATAGACGCAGTTGTAAGTCTTGTTGAGACGATTGCAGAGGGCTAGAGAGTCgaaatcacacattaagtgtgtttctcgatctaACTAAatcattcgattgtgttgaccactTTACTTTGCTCTTGACAAATTGGGGACCCATGGCACCCGAGGCGTGCCTCTCTTGtggcttagttcatttttaatcCACTGGtatcaagttgtccaaatttcaaaccatttttctaattcaatgaaaattatttatggggtccctcaaggatcaattctcagcccTATTCTGTTCCTGCTCTTTTTCAATGAGATAtaatcatcactaccacacggaaAAATCGTGCACTATgcggatgatacgactctttgttttaatgaaacaaaatcagttttagaacaaaacacatttatttgCAGTAAAGATTTG
Proteins encoded in this region:
- the LOC124363616 gene encoding trypsin delta-like; the encoded protein is MPRHSIVFVGLARGLQIRGQHPRANIISSNNEKSSLGIINGKTTSIQKFPFMVAIHLENAPYSTGVILNSRWILTTAYTVSGCDTTELSFRIGSTESENGGQNFTVDHFAVHENYTGKWDNDVAVVKLNKPIKFGKNAKPIKLGTKNLKAGTKGMIAGWGGRSESEESSPVLMATKVTVYDWQKCKNIYPDHVTPRQICTYDTKTGPCNFDWGDPLVYKGALYGQLTGFLECLSHPVVYTDVPAYADWIKSAIQE